Proteins encoded within one genomic window of Dromaius novaehollandiae isolate bDroNov1 chromosome 7, bDroNov1.hap1, whole genome shotgun sequence:
- the ZRANB3 gene encoding DNA annealing helicase and endonuclease ZRANB3, producing the protein MASTFRETPTRDASLSENVDAKLSFLPEKLRKKLLPFQEKGIIFALQRNGRCMIADEMGLGKTIQAIAISYYYKKEWPLLIVVPSSLRYPWVDEMEKWIPELSPDDISIIQNKTDTGRISTSKVTILGYGLLTTDARTLVDTLYRQNFKVIVIDESHYMKSRNATRSKILLPIVQKAVRAVLLTGTPALGRPEELFMQIEALFPRRFGTWSEYAKKYCNARVRFFGKRTHWDCRGASNLEELHQLLNEIMIRRLKNDVLTQLPPKVRQRIPFDLPQAAAKDLNTTFAEWEKLMRSLNSDATESHFVQVMSLITRMYKETAIAKAGAVKDYIKMMLENDKLKFLVFAHHLSMLQACTEAVIENKARYIRIDGSVPSAERIHLVNQFQKDPDTRVAILSIQAAGQGLTFTAATHVVFAELYWDPGHIKQAEDRAHRIGQCSSVNIHFLIAKGTLDPLMWAMLNRKAKVTGSTLNGKKEKIQAEEGDKEKWDFLSFAETWTPNESLEDCRNELLFTHLEKERQHDIRSFFSPKSSTEKKRKIFSCNEPLNLASDSLEVTKEEDAEKNHENLDSTGISDVDSICHKNTYEPKAKRSRSISGSTPVILSKKNSLAGKKTTLFTEKSNQVLPHGLNTSSKSMALEKVWHCDVCTYSNNELLSYCEMCNRPQSSNAVVERNCESPISQTEEDVSKASKRIGEKTVCSEEDRRDFVEAATQQSDDISELEAIETENGSEKKCEEEDVGKSNMFPVYDGLMFCASRNTDRIHLYTKDGEPLNHNFIPLDIQLDNWEDLPETFQQKQNRSLILRFVKEWSHLTAMKQRIVRKSGEIFYNPILAAEEMSKKQSVVSCTKRYVTKEDVAAASLSKASSSGGSVRLISKESRVCLKNKDASIEQTGHSTELLVENGKDPSVLHSDQAEGEGSSPSKGYLQALDSKGNPLCLSCQQPTVQPGQGCQAPAWDTRFCSHACQEDFSIRSSQSYLRTKVFEIERGVCQFCSQNAQELYLSIRDAPKSQRKKLLESSWMSHLPLGQLNEIITNPTEGQFWQVDHIKPVYSGGGQCSLENLQTLCTVCHKERTAKQAKERSQMKRRSLATKYGCDITKFFVKM; encoded by the exons atggGATTAGGTAAAACAATTCAAGCAATTGCCATTTCCTATTACTATAAAAAGGAATGGCCTCTTTTAATTGTAGTGCCTTCATCTCTGAGATATCCTTGGGTTGATGAGATGGAGAAATGGATACCAGAACTCTCTCCAGATGATATTAGCATCATTCAGAACAAAACTGATACTGG gaGAATATCAACCAGCAAAGTGACAATTCTGGGATACGGCCTATTAACTACTGATGCACGGACTTTAGTAGACACTTTGTACAGGCAAAACTTTAAAGTAATTGTGATTGATGAATCACACTATATGAAATCCAGAAATGCCACTCGCAGCAAGATTTTGTTGCCAATTGTGCAGAAAGCTGTTAGAGCTGTCCTTCTTACTGGAACTCCTGCTCTAGGAAGACCTGAAGAG cttttcatgcagattGAGGCACTTTTTCCAAGGAGATTTGGAACTTGGAGTGAATATGCCAAAAAATACTGCAATGCTCGTGTCAG attttttggtAAAAGAACTCATTGGGACTGTAGAGGAGCTTCAAATTTAGAAGAACTACATcaacttttaaatgaaataatgatCAGAAGACTGAAGAATGATGTTTTAACTCAGTTGCCTCCCAAAGTTAGGCAGCGTATTCCATTTGACCTCCCACAAGCTGCAGCTAAG GATTTGAATACGACTTTTGCAGAGTGGGAGAAGTTAATGAGAAGTCTGAATTCAGATGCCACTGAAAGCCACTTTGTTCAAGTCATGAGCCTAATCACACGCATGTATAAAGAAACAGCCATTGCCAAG GCAGGAGCAGTAAAGGACTATATCAAAATGATGCTTGAAAATGACAAATTAAAGTTTCTAGTTTTTGCTCACCACTTAAGCATGCTTCAAGCGTGTACAGAGGCTGTTATAGAAAATAAG GCTCGCTACATACGAATAGATGGAAGTGTTCCTTCTGCAGAAAGAATACATCTTGTTAATCAGTTTCAGAAGGATCCTGACACCCGGGTTGCTATTTTGAGTATTCAGGCAGCCGGTCAG GGTTTAACTTTTACTGCTGCTACTCATGTTGTATTTGCTGAATTATATTGGGATCCAGGCCATATTAAGCAAGCAGAAGACAGAGCACATCGAATTGGGCAATGCAGTTCTGTAAATATTCACTTCCTTATTGCAAAAGGAACACTGGATCCTCTTATGTGGGCCATGCTGAATCGTAAG GCCAAAGTTACAGGCAGCACCTTGAAtggcaagaaagagaaaatacaggCTGAAGAAGGTGATAAGGAGAAGTGGGATTTTTTGAGTTTTGCTGAAACCTGGACCCCAAATGAAAGTCTGGAAGATTGCAGAAATGAACTTTTATTTACACAT CTTGAAAAGGAAAGACAGCATGACATTCGTTCCTTCTTTTCCCCAAAATCCTCCACTGAGAAGAAAcgcaaaatattttcttgtaatgAACCATTAAATCTTGCTTCAGATTCACTTGAAGTCACAAAAGAAGAGGATGCAGAGAAGAACCATGAAAACCTGGATTCCACAGGAATAAGTGATGTGGATTCAATTTGTCATAAAAATACCTATGAACCTAAAGCTAAAAGATCAAGAAGTATAAGTGGATCTACTCCAGTCATCCTCAGTAAGAAAAATtctttggctggaaaaaaaaccactttgtttACAGAAAAAAGCAATCAGGTCCTTCCTCATGGCTTAAATACTTCAAGCAAAAGCATGGCTCTAGAAAAAGTTTGGCACTGTGATGTTTGCACTTACAGTAATAATGAATTACTCTCTTACTGTGAAATGTGCAATCGTCCTCAGAGCAGTAATG CTGTAGTTGAAAGAAACTGTGAATCTCCTATTAGCCAGACTGAAGAAGATGTATCAAAGGCCTCTAAAAGAATAGGAGAGAAAACAGTGTGCAGTGAAGAAGACAGAAGAGATTTTGTGGAAGCAGCAACCCAGCAGTCTGACGATATCAGTGAACTGGAAGCTATTGAAACTGAGAATGGAAGTGAAAAAAAGTGTGAAGAAG AAGATGTAGGTAAATCAAATATGTTTCCAGTATATGATGGGCTTATGTTCTGTGCAAGCAGGAATACTGATAGAATTCACCTCTATACAAAG GATGGTGAACCACTGAATCATAATTTCATTCCATTGGACATACAGTTGGATAACTGGGAGGATTTACCAGAGACtttccagcaaaaacaaaatcGTTCATTG ATACTGAGATTTGTGAAAGAATGGAGTCATCTAACAGCAATGAAACAGAGAATTGTCAGAAAAAGTGGTGAGATATTTTATAATCCTATTCTTGCTGCAGAAGAGATGTCTAAAAAGCAGTCGGTGGTTAGCTGCACAAAAAG GTATGTGACCAAGGAGGATGTTGCAGCAGCCTCACTTAGCAAAGCTAGCAGCAGTGGTGGCAGCGTTCGTCTCATCTCCAAAGAAAGTAGGGTTTGTCTGAAGAATAAAGATGCTTCTATTGAACAAACTGGTCATTCCACAGA GTTGCTTGTGGAAAATGGAAAAGATCCTTCAGTTCTTCATTCAGATCAGGCTGAAGGTGAAGGTTCCTCCCCATCCAAAGGCTATTTGCAGGCTCTGGATAGCAAAGGGAACCCACTTTGTCTCAGCTGTCAGCAGCCAACGGTTCAGCCTGGCCAAGGCTGCCAGGCCCCGGCTTGGGACACGCGATTCTGCTCTCACGCGTGCCAGGAGGACTTCTCGATTCGCTCTAGTCAGAGCTACCTTAGGACTAAAGTGTTTGAAATTGAACGCGGTGTTTGCCAGTTTTGCAGTCAGAACGCCCAGGAGCTTTATCTCAGTATCAGAGATGCGCCGAAGAGTCAGCGTAAGAAACTTCTGGAGAGTTCTTGGATGTCTCACCTCCCCCTAGGGCAG ttgAATGAAATTATAACGAACCCAACAGAAGGCCAGTTTTGGCAGGTGGATCATATCAAACCGGTTTATAGTGGAGGAGGACAGTGCTCCCTGGAAAACCTTCAGACTCTGTGCACAGTCTGCCACAAAGAG AGAACTGCAAAACAAGCTAAAGAAAGAAGTCAAATGAAGAGACGTTCTTTAGCTACAAAGTATGGCTGCGATATCACAAAATTTTTTGTTAAGATGTAA